The following proteins come from a genomic window of Diprion similis isolate iyDipSimi1 chromosome 8, iyDipSimi1.1, whole genome shotgun sequence:
- the LOC124409577 gene encoding uncharacterized protein LOC124409577 isoform X3: MAGRGFSVKIELDLHAGILAPKIEISTRTVIEEVIGICDSTATGAHVVNPKMINSKNAPCFCRKPPSKGIIRQRKVCHSQGRHRSQICRKVTRRKNSATRLLSPSHSACTRCCSQKTSSLEIERVYSPSASNRRSHSQSDRCYHGIKKVPKCSCPSSSPHRNTEIDAIHNDSHVFESCAVCSKYKCYFACNCEGKGAGYACKCRGHSPKIHGAKNDSDYVGHSSLQKTYSSCLCRPSSAPSPREDPSTLLLKAKIKQLQKAKAKLSHICNNREDDTSELDQSCDHNYDRTSGRQGFYKNLEKFYKRMYKQARMRAEEVDQV; the protein is encoded by the exons gGAAtattggctccaaaaattgaaatctcaACACGTACCGTGATCGAAGAGGTCATAGGAATTTGCGATTCAACTGCTACAGGGGCCCATGTCGTCAATCCGAAGATGATAAACTCAAAG AATGCACCGTGTTTTTGCCGGAAACCTCCATCCAAAGGTATCATCAGACAACGCAAGGTTTGCCACAGTCAAGGAAGGCATAGATCTCAAATATGTCGAAA AGTTACTAGAAGAAAGAATTCGGCTACGCGCTTGCTGTCTCCCTCTCACAGCGCGTGCACAAGATG ttGCAGTCAAAAGACAAGCAGTCTTGAGATTGAACGTGTGTATTCACCAAGTGCCTCGAACAGACGCTCACATTCCCAATCAGACAGATGCTACCATGGGATTAAAAAAGTACCAAAGTGTTCTTGCCCCTCGTCATCCCCACATAGAAATACTGAAATTGATGCGATACACAACGATTCTCACGTCTTTGAAAGCTGCGCAGTTTGTTCAAAGTACAAGTGCTACTTTGCTTGCAACTGCGAAGGAAAGGGTGCAGGGTACGCTTGCAAGTGCAGAGGGCATTCACCAAAGATTCATGGTGCTAAGAATGACTCAGACTATGTCGGACATTCCTCGTTGCAAAAAACGTACAGTTCCTGTTTGTGCAGACCCAGCAGTGCACCAAGTCCACGCGAAGACCCATCCACATTGCT ACTAAAAGCAAAAATCAAACAACTACAGAAGGCTAAAGCAAAATTGTCCCATATCTGCAACAACAGGGAGGATGA CACATCTGAATTGGATCAAAGCTGCGACCATAATTATGACAGAACTAGCGGCAGACAAGGTTTCTACAAAAATctggagaaattttataaaagaatGTACAAGCAGGCTAGAATGCGGGCAGAAGAAGTTGACCAAGTGTGA
- the LOC124409573 gene encoding nitric oxide-associated protein 1, producing the protein MLSSRRFLRFTMRYLHDCKRGKIGSESCLRLGQTGYSRSWRCVQTASISSPSTQTDDVNAEDVNTESGVPDEVRKKLLLCEYLDYEQIAISHKTLLALNKRREMRAKNQHLKDIAEAPVYSVVVDQLRPRQDEKSLENSVDEQKTGTASIPVHMPYSGTNKYNPVEAEMEKDQQVQPNDLNVEYKELYEKYLEARKASESAEDSEILDEAIETKSTFQLADNLAKIPPDWMTDYEEFDDKQEDENWQLNYGTPNPNSDVSSVPCGGCGALLHCKDSAIPGYLPSEIFLATKTQDLKSLTCQRCHFMVHYNTSLAVNVSPEEYPRLLSSIKSKRAAVILMVDLMDFPCSIWPDILSIIGTQRPVFVVGNKVDLLPRDTKKFIPNVIESLSKAIVEAGIHKANIKHVCVISAKTGYGIEELINNLHKIWEYKGHVYLIGCTNSGKSTLFNMLLHSDYCKSQAVDLIHRATISPWPGTTLNLLKFPILRPSVYRLRLRAQRLKRANEIHQLEDNLRTTRLRETGDVKYAQLIGHMGRTFSNDDTDDEDGSNTGIEKKRLGVNIDKRDYKNSHWCFDTPGTIQPDQILHLLTTDELMATLPKQMIIPRTYIIRPKYTMFLGGLGRLDYFDGDLFIRITVFASDKLPVTMCRLEDADYIYDQLLTTKAFVVPTNDPERLKQWPHLEGKDFQITGVGWDMSAADVVLSSAGWVAVTPGPQKTANVKAWTPEGRGIYLRTPALLKHSVKLRGTKIRDLPAYRRHKPVYTGA; encoded by the exons ATGCTGTCGTCACGGAGATTCTTACGCTTCACTATGAGGTATTTGCACGACTGTAAACGCGGAAAAATTGGCAGCGAAAGTTGTTTGAGGTTAGGACAGACCGGGTACAGTCGTTCGTGGCGGTGCGTTCAAACTGCGAGTATCTCGTCACCGAGCACACAAACTGACGATGTGAATGCAGAGGATGTCAACACCGAATCAGGGGTGCCGGATGAGGTGAGAAAGAAGCTGCTGCTCTGCGAGTATCTAGACTATGAGCAAATAGCAATTAGTCACAAAACACTGCTGGCACTCAATAAGAGAAGGGAGATGCGAGCAAAGAATCAGCATCTTAAAGATATAGCAGAGGCCCCGGTTTACAGCGTTGTGGTGGATCAGCTTCGACCGAGACAGGATGAAAAATCCCTGGAAAATTCTGTTGATGAACAAAAAACAGGTACGGCATCGATTCCGGTTCACATGCCTTACTCCGGTACGAACAAATACAATCCGGTTGAAGCGGAGATGGAAAAAGATCAACAAGTACAACCCAACGACTTGAATGTGGAGTACAAAGAACTCTATGAAAAATACCTGGAAGCAAGAAAGGCGTCAGAGTCGGCCGAGGACTCTGAAATTTTGGACGAGGCAATTGAGACTAAATCTACGTTTCAGCTCGCTGACAATTTGGCTAAAATTCCACCCGATTGGATGACGGATTATGAGGAATTTGACGACAAGCAGGAAGATGAAAACTGGCAATTAAACTATGGTACTCCGAATCCAAACTCCGACGTTAGTTCCGTACCATGTGGCGGCTGCGGTGCGTTACTGCATTGCAAGGATTCGGCTATCCCGGGTTACCTGCcatcggaaatatttttagcGACAAAAACACAGGATTTAAAATCTCTCACTTGCCAACGATGTCATTTTATGGTACACTACAATACTTCCCTTGCCGTTAATGTTTCTCCTGAAGAATATCCAAGACTGTTATCATCCATTAAGAGTAAGCGTGCTGCGGTCATCTTAATGGTCGACCTGATGGACTTCCCATGCAGCATTTGGCCCGATATATTGTCTATCATTGGTACCCAGAGACCAGTCTTTGTTGTCGGCAATAAGGTTGACCTGCTGCCGCGAGACACAAAGAAGTTTATCCCAAATGTTATTGAATCCTTGTCAAAAGCTATTGTCGAAGCTGGGATACACAAGGCAAATATCAAACACGTTTGTGTTATATCTGCGAAAACTGGCTACGGCATTGAAGAACTTATCAATAACTTGCATAAGATTTGGGAATACAAAG GTCACGTTTATTTGATTGGATGCACAAATTCTGGAAAGTCGACATTATTCAACATGCTGTTGCATTCCGACTACTGCAAGTCACAGGCCGTTGATCTTATCCATAGAGCAACCATATCTCCCTGGCCTGGAACAACTTTGAATCTAttgaaatttccaattttaagACCATCCGTGTATCGCCTTCGTTTGAGAGCACAAAGATTGAAGCGTGCTAATGAGATCCATCAGTTGGAGGATAATCTTAGAACTACACGACTTCGTGAAACGGGAGACGTGAAGTATGCACAGTTGATTG gacATATGGGGAGAACTTTTTCTAATGACGACACAGACGATGAAGATGGCTCGAATACAGGTATTGAGAAGAAAAGATTGGGTGTAAACATAGACAAAAGggattacaaaaattcacaTTGGTGTTTTGACACACCAGGCACCATACAACCTGATCaaatattacatttattaACCACCGACGAACTGATGGCTACTTTACCAAAGCAAATGATTATTCCCAGGACATATATTATTAGACCAAAATACACAATGTTTTTGGGTGGCTTAGGAAGACTGGATTATTTCGATGGTGATTTATTCATCAG aaTCACGGTGTTTGCGAGTGACAAGCTACCGGTGACTATGTGTCGTCTTGAAGATGCAGATTACATTTATGATCAATTATTGACAACAAAAGCCTTTGTTGTACCTACAAATGATCCTGAGCGTTTGAAACAGTGGCCTCACTTGGAaggaaaagattttcaaattaccgGAGTTGGATGGGACATGTCTGCGGCTGATGTTGTACTTTCAAgtgcag GTTGGGTCGCTGTTACTCCCGGACCACAAAAGACGGCAAATGTGAAAGCCTGGACACCAGAAGGTAGAGGAATCTATCTAAGAACTCCAGCTCTCCTGAAACATTCAGTCAAGCTACGAGGCACAAAAATCAGGGATCTTCCAGCATATCGTCGTCATAAACCAGTATACACCGGAGCATAA